The Ahaetulla prasina isolate Xishuangbanna chromosome 4, ASM2864084v1, whole genome shotgun sequence genome has a window encoding:
- the LOC131197055 gene encoding vomeronasal type-2 receptor 26-like has protein sequence MVPKEDHQYIGIIQLLHHFRWTWIGIFTMDNNNGERFLQKVQPLLSQNRICSSFIERLSQLIHIEHFGEFYSVISSIVINLRNSNTTAFLVYGESGTIMWLRGVMFAADPENKQTSLLRKVWIMTAQIDFVLSGFQVTWDLQMFHGAISFSVHSRAVAGFKEFLQTIKPHSGCRDGFLHDVWEQSFDCSFSKSELQEASNRQCPVEKKLEDLPGPVFEMEMTGHSYSVYNAVYAVAHALQALFMSAFNKKQTMRRKKTDLPHVQSWQLHPFLHGISFNNSAGEKVSLNEKREVMGGFDIINLITFPNRSFQRVRIGRIDPSSPTGKELFMDEDLIVWHPAFNQVLPISLCNDHCFPGYWKKEVEGKQFCCYDCVPCPEGKISDQKDMDDCFECSEDHYPNKEKNGCIRKLVVFLTFEETLGIGLASAALGFFFLTSWVLGTFIKHRDTPIVKANNRSLTYTLLVSLLLCFLSSFFFLSQPGKVTCLLRQSMFGITFSVAISSVLAKTITVVVAFMATKPDSQMRKWVGKRLAFSIVLSCSLLQVCICIVWLSTSSPFPELDMHSELQEMIFQCNEGSAFFFYCVLGYMGILAIASFIVAFLARKLPDSFNEAKFITFSMLAFCSVWISFFPAYLSTKGKAMVAVEVFSILASSAALLGCIFLPKCYIIVFRPDLNHREQLTKRN, from the exons ATGGTCCCAAAAGAGGACCATCAATACATTGGAATCATTCAACTGCTTCATCATTTCAGATGGACATGGATTGGGATTTTTACTATGGATAACAACAACGGAGAGCGTTTCTTACAGAAAGTGCAGCCCTTACTTTCACAAAATAGAATCTGTTCATCGTTCATAGAAAGGCTTTCACAACTAATCCACATAGAACATTTTGGTGAATTTTATAGCGTAATCTCAAGTATTGTCATTAATTTGAGGAATAGCAACACCACTGCatttcttgtctatggagaatcaGGAACAATTATGTGGCTCCGAGGTGTCATGTTTGCAGCAGATcctgaaaacaagcaaacttCATTATTGAGAAAGGTGTGGATCATGACTGCACAGATTGATTTTGTGCTCTCAGGCTTTCAAGTCACGTGGGATCTCCAGATGTTCCACGGGGCTATTTCCTTCAGTGTTCATTCAAGAGCAGTTGCAGGTTTCAAGGAGTTTCTTCAGACCATCAAACCTCATTCAGGTTGCAGAGATGGCTTTCTGCATGACGTCTGGGAACAATCATTTGATTGTTCATTCTCAAAATCAGAATTACAAGAAGCGTCCAATAGGCAATGCCCAGTGGAAAAGAAACTAGAGGATCTTCCTGGACCTgtgtttgaaatggaaatgaccgGCCACAGCTACAGTGTCTACAATGCTGTTTATGCTGTGGCTCATGCTTTGCAGGCTCTATTCATGTCAGCATTCAATAAGAAACAAACTATGAGGCGTAAAAAAACTGACCTTCCACATGTGCAGTCTTGGCAG CTCCATCCATTTCTACATGGCATttcttttaacaattcggctggaGAGAAAGTTTCCCTGAATGAAAAACGGGAAGTAATGGGTGGATTTGATATTATCAACCTCATCACATTTCCCAATCGGTCTTTTCAAAGAGTTAGAATCGGAAGAATAGATCCGAGTTCTCCAACAGGCAAAGAATTATTCATGGATGAAGATCTGATTGTCTGGCACCCAGCTTTTAATCAG GTTCTTCCCATTTCTCTTTGTAATGACCATTGCTTCCCTGGATACTGGAAGAAGGAGGTTGAAGGGAAACAATTCTGTTGCTATGACTGTGTTCCATGTCCAGAAGGGAAGATTTCAGATCAAAAGG ATATGGATGACTGTTTTGAATGTTcagaagatcattatccaaataaagaaaagaatggatGTATCCGGAAACTGGTGGTGTTTCTAACTTTTGAAGAAACCTTAGGAATCGGTTTAGCTTCAGCAGCTCTTGGTTTCTTCTTCCTGACATCTTGGGTACTTGGAACTTTTATTAAGCACAGggatactcccattgtcaaagccaacaaccggtccCTCACCTACACCCTCCTTGTCTCTCTTCtgctctgttttctctcctctttcttcttcctcagccaacCTGGAAAAGTGACCTGCCTTCTACGACAATCAATGTTTGGTATCACTTTCTCTGTGGCCATTTCTAGTGtactggccaaaaccatcactgtggttgtggctttcatggctactAAACCTGATTCTCAgatgaggaaatgggtggggaaaagaTTGGCTTTTTCTATTGTCCTCTCATGTTCTCTCTTACAAGTGTGCATTTGTATTGTTTGGTTGTCAACATCTTCCCCATTCCCTGAGTTGGACATGCACTCAGAGCTCCAAGAAATGATTTTTCAATGCAATGAGGGCTCAGCTTTCTTCTTCTATtgtgtcttgggctacatgggtatcttggccattgctagctttattgtggctttccttgcccgcaaattacctgacagctttaacgaagccaagttcatcaccttcagcatgttggccttttgcagtgtttggatctccttctttccagcctatctgagcacaaaaggcaaagccatggtagctgtggaggtcttctccatcttggcctccagtgctgcatTACTGGGATGCATATTCCTCCCAAAATGCTACATCATTGTTTTCAGGCCTGACCTCAACCACCGGGAGCAACTCACAAAGAGAAATTAA